TCGGTGAGCGCCAGGGTGAGGGTTTGATCCTTGCTCAGCTTCTCGAGCATCTTGAGCAGCGAGAGCTCACCGATATCGTGCAGCAGGCCGGCCAGGAACGCCTCCTCGGCACGATCGTCATAGCCGGTCTCGCAGGCCAGCCAGCGCCCGCCGTTGGCGCAGACGAAGGCGCGGCTCCAGAGCGCCGTCATGTAGGGGGCGATCGAGTCCACCTTGCTGGTATGGGCCAGCAGTTGTGATGTCACCATCGCCAGATTGACCACACGCTCCATTCCCAGGCGCACGAGCGCCGCGCTGACGGTATCGATCCGTTTCAGACCGCCGTAGAACGACGAGTTGGCCAGCCGCAGCAAGTGGCTGGCGAGCGACTGATCCTTCATGATCAGATCGGCGATGTCTTTCATGGACATCGTGCTTTCGGTCTGCAACGTCTTGCGCAATTCGAGTGCGACCGGATTGAAGACCGGCAACTTGAGACCGCCCGAGACGAACTGTTCCTCGATCAACTCTTTGATCGATTTGTATTGGCTGGGTGCAGGGCTGTCGATGGATTGGGCAGGCACGCTGGATGTCTCGCAAATCGTGTGTGATGTCGGGCTGGACGAACAGCTCACGAGGCCGGACTCAGGATTTCGGTGTCTCGCCGGCCAGACGCCAGATATCCCGCAATGGACGCGGACGGCTCAGGCGAGGCAGATGACGCAGTACCTCGTGCAGACTGGTCATCCCCAGGGCCGCTTTGCTCAAGCCATCTTCCAGCAGCGTGATGAGACCCGAACTCTCGATGCTCACCCGCCGGATCTCGGCGGAGGTGCGCTTGTTCAAGATCGCATCCTTGACCATCTCGTTCAACACCAGCAGCTCGAAGACACCGATCCGTCCCGAATACCCCGTATAGTGACAGGCCGGGCAGCCACGTCCCTGGCGGAATCCGGCACCGACCAGGTCGGTCTGAGTGCAGCCGAGCCGGTGCAGATCATGGGCGGTCGGGCGAGAGGGTTCGGCGCACTGTGTGCAGACCTGGCGCAACAGACGCTGGGCCAGCACGGACACCACGGTCGAGGAGATCAGAAAGGTCTCGATCTGCATGTTCATCAACCGCAGCAAGCCGCCAATGCTGTCTTCCGTATGGAAGGTCGTCAGAACCTTGTGACCGGTCAGGGCCGCCTGGATGGCCGATTCGGCCGAGTGCTGGTCGCGGATCTCGCCGAGGACGATGATGTCCGGGTCCTGGCGGACCATGTGGCGCAGGGTTTCCTCGAACGTGAGGTTGATCTTGGGGTTGAGATTGCACTGAGCGATACCGTCGATGATGTACTCGACCGGATCTTCGGCGGTGGTGATGCTGCGCTCCATATCGTTGAGATAGTTGATGCAGCCGTAGAGTGTCGTGGTCTTGCCGGACCCCGTGGGGCCGGTGATCAGGATGACCCCGCTCGGGATCTCCAGGGCATCCTCGATGAAACG
The sequence above is drawn from the Allochromatium vinosum DSM 180 genome and encodes:
- a CDS encoding HDOD domain-containing protein; protein product: MPAQSIDSPAPSQYKSIKELIEEQFVSGGLKLPVFNPVALELRKTLQTESTMSMKDIADLIMKDQSLASHLLRLANSSFYGGLKRIDTVSAALVRLGMERVVNLAMVTSQLLAHTSKVDSIAPYMTALWSRAFVCANGGRWLACETGYDDRAEEAFLAGLLHDIGELSLLKMLEKLSKDQTLTLALTDSLLNEILDTLHTDIGYRLMVKWQLPEVYARIARDHHAGRFDESDPLLIIIRLMDILCRKLGVGQAADPEIELAATPEAQVLGLKDIKLAELEVLMEDVMTESSLLLSA